The following is a genomic window from Daphnia magna isolate NIES linkage group LG4, ASM2063170v1.1, whole genome shotgun sequence.
TGCATTGAATAGCTTTTAGcggcctttcttttttccttttccctttttttttttttactgtttccCATGTCTCGTcgtggaaaacaaaacaagttatCTAGTACGAAAAAGCAAAGGATGTATATGTGATCCTCTTCACCGTTTAAAAGTCTTCTCCTAATTTATTCCCGACATAGAAATATCCGTGTGTATTCATGTACTGTTTTATAGAAAGTTGTACTCTTCAAGGTTACGCGTTGAAAACAGATGGGGCAAGTTATTGCTCTGACAGTGCAGCTTGAGCCTTGCGGAGAAGCAGCAGCAAGTGTAGTAGGTACCAGTGCTGGCAGGCTATACTAATCAAAAGTCTATTTCGAAATGCATTACGTGATTAAGCTTTTAATTGCCATTTTCTTCATTTGGATTATTGTGTCACACCGGCTTGCAATCATTCGCATGTCATCCGTCACCGTTAATTCTATTTCAGGTAAAAGGATGGCAGAGACTGATACTGTTTTCGTATTGCATCAAAGAAGAGTTCCAATAGTTTTTCTTTGACATAAAAAGTAACACGTGATTTCCGCAGTACAGAAAAGTATGATTAAATCTATTTTTTcaggaaataaaaaagccCTGGCTGAACCAAGGCATGATTTGTTCAATTCCGATATTTCGGAAGGTATTCGAGCTATTCGAATGGAAAAATTCGTGGAAAAACTGAGTCAATCTGCAGATGTCAGCACAGATACCTCAGCGATACAAATTCTACCACCTATCCTGAAGATTTTGATCGTAACGACGTGGCGATCAGGTTCAACTTTCCTCGGCCAAATCATCAGCAGCCTACCCGGTGTTTTTTATTCGTACGAGCCAATGTACTATTTCGAAACCAATAATGGATCAAAAACAGAACTCATCCGGTCACTCTTTCAATGCCAATTTCCTGCTGATTATCTGAGTTTTGCCAATGGACTGAAGGAACATAGTCAGAATTTCATGGCGATGAATACACGCATCTGGAGAGCATGTCTACATAACCGCACACTGTGCAATCAACCGGAATTTGTTGGCC
Proteins encoded in this region:
- the LOC116920924 gene encoding carbohydrate sulfotransferase 1 isoform X2 encodes the protein MHYVIKLLIAIFFIWIIVSHRLAIIRMSSVTVNSISGNKKALAEPRHDLFNSDISEGIRAIRMEKFVEKLSQSADVSTDTSAIQILPPILKILIVTTWRSGSTFLGQIISSLPGVFYSYEPMYYFETNNGSKTELIRSLFQCQFPADYLSFANGLKEHSQNFMAMNTRIWRACLHNRTLCNQPEFVGQLCTKFPIHLMKTVRLRVKELSPLLQADPAFTDWKIIYLVRDPRGVMSSRTNLPWCVPDPACNDAGRLCKDVQEDLEEINRLQIFFPNQLYLLKFEDLSANVETETEMLFQFLELPVLRSVKDFLAKHTQSNQTRDNPFSTIRQSNAVASGWRNKMSSDLIANITGVCTPTLKKLGIL